The following are from one region of the Paracoccus sp. S3-43 genome:
- the mutS gene encoding DNA mismatch repair protein MutS: MMAQYLAIRDANPGALLFYRMGDFYEMFFDDAIAASAALDIALTKRGTHRGEPIPMCGVPVHAAESYLLTLIRKGFRVAIAEQMEDPAEAKKRGSKSVVARDVVRLVTPGTLTEESLLEARHHNYLAAFAQVREDCALAWVDISTGAFQVMDCPLPRLAPELARLAPRELLACDGSGLDDLAADAGAALTDLHASAFDSAAGRRRLCALYGVETLDGFGSFTRAELAAMGAIVDYLDLTQKGKLPLLRPPLRERAGGAMQIDAATRRNLELTQALSGGREGSLLAAIDRTVTAPGARLLERRIGAPSRDLALIHARQDAVASLVDDPRLMADLRDALARVPDMDRALSRLALDRGGPRDLAAIRAGLSQGAAIAARLAGDAVPVLREAARDLTGQDDLIRLLDDALVAEPPLLARDGGFVAAGHDADLHQTRRLRDEGRGVIAGMQADYAALAGVPSLKIKHNNVLGYFIETTTTHAERMMAPPLNATFIHRQTTANQIRFTTVDLSELETRILNARDRALEIERGIFDRLRAAVLDRAAQIGQAARALAEIDLAAAFADIATGEGWIRPQVDDSRAFVIEGGRHPVVERALKRKAQAFVANDCALTEGMTPAIWLLTGPNMAGKSTFLRQNALIAVLAQAGAFVPARRAHIGLVSQLFSRVGAADDLARGRSTFMVEMVETAAILNQADDRALVILDEIGRGTATWDGLSIAWAVMEHLHQANRCRALFATHYHEMTALSAKLDGVDNATVAVREWDGEVIFLHEVRKGAADRSYGVQVARLAGLPASVVDRARSVLDALESGEREGAARPAALIDDLPLFRAPPPAPPPARAKPSPLDARMKDIHPDALTPREALDLIYELKALTGETA; the protein is encoded by the coding sequence ATGATGGCGCAATACCTGGCGATCCGGGACGCCAATCCCGGCGCGCTGCTGTTCTATCGGATGGGCGATTTCTACGAGATGTTCTTCGACGACGCCATCGCGGCATCCGCCGCGCTGGACATCGCGCTGACGAAGCGCGGCACGCATCGGGGCGAACCGATCCCGATGTGCGGCGTGCCGGTCCATGCGGCGGAATCCTATCTGCTGACGCTGATCCGCAAGGGGTTCCGCGTGGCCATCGCCGAGCAGATGGAGGATCCGGCCGAGGCGAAGAAGCGCGGGTCCAAATCGGTGGTGGCCCGCGACGTGGTGCGGCTGGTCACGCCCGGCACCCTGACCGAGGAATCGCTGCTGGAGGCCCGGCACCACAACTATCTGGCGGCCTTCGCGCAGGTGCGCGAGGACTGCGCGCTGGCCTGGGTGGATATTTCCACGGGCGCCTTTCAGGTGATGGACTGCCCGCTGCCGCGCCTGGCCCCGGAACTGGCGCGGCTGGCGCCCCGCGAATTGCTGGCCTGCGACGGGTCGGGGCTGGACGATCTGGCGGCGGATGCGGGGGCGGCGTTGACCGACCTGCACGCATCCGCCTTCGACAGCGCGGCGGGGCGGCGGCGGCTGTGTGCGCTGTATGGGGTCGAGACGCTGGACGGGTTCGGCAGCTTCACCCGCGCGGAACTGGCGGCGATGGGGGCCATCGTCGATTACCTGGATCTGACGCAGAAGGGCAAGCTGCCGCTGCTGCGCCCGCCGCTGCGCGAACGGGCGGGCGGGGCGATGCAGATCGACGCGGCGACCCGGCGCAACCTGGAACTGACCCAGGCCCTGTCCGGCGGGCGCGAGGGATCGCTGCTGGCGGCCATCGACCGCACGGTGACGGCACCGGGCGCGCGGCTGCTGGAACGCCGCATCGGTGCGCCAAGCCGCGATCTGGCGCTGATCCATGCGCGGCAGGACGCGGTGGCCTCGCTGGTGGACGATCCGCGCCTGATGGCCGATCTGCGGGACGCGCTGGCGCGCGTGCCCGACATGGACCGGGCGCTGTCGCGGCTGGCGCTGGACCGGGGCGGGCCGCGCGATCTGGCGGCGATCCGGGCGGGGCTGTCGCAGGGCGCGGCCATCGCGGCGCGCCTGGCCGGCGACGCCGTGCCGGTGCTGCGTGAGGCCGCGCGCGACCTGACCGGGCAGGATGACCTGATCCGGCTGCTGGACGACGCGCTGGTGGCCGAACCGCCGCTGCTGGCCCGCGACGGCGGATTCGTGGCGGCGGGCCATGACGCCGACCTGCACCAGACCCGCCGGTTGCGCGACGAGGGGCGCGGCGTGATCGCCGGGATGCAGGCCGATTATGCGGCGCTGGCCGGGGTGCCAAGCCTGAAGATCAAGCACAACAATGTGCTGGGCTATTTCATCGAGACGACCACCACCCATGCCGAACGCATGATGGCCCCGCCCCTGAACGCGACCTTCATCCACCGCCAGACCACCGCCAACCAGATCCGCTTCACCACCGTCGATCTGTCGGAACTGGAGACCCGGATCCTCAACGCCCGCGACCGCGCGCTGGAGATCGAGCGGGGCATCTTCGACCGCCTGCGCGCCGCCGTGCTGGACCGCGCGGCGCAGATCGGCCAGGCGGCCCGCGCCCTGGCCGAGATCGACCTTGCCGCCGCCTTCGCCGACATCGCCACGGGCGAGGGCTGGATCCGTCCGCAGGTCGATGACAGCCGCGCCTTTGTCATCGAGGGGGGCCGCCACCCGGTCGTGGAACGCGCCCTGAAGCGCAAGGCGCAGGCCTTCGTCGCCAACGACTGCGCGCTGACCGAGGGCATGACTCCGGCGATCTGGCTGCTGACCGGGCCGAACATGGCCGGGAAATCGACCTTCCTGCGCCAGAACGCGCTGATCGCCGTGCTGGCGCAGGCCGGGGCCTTCGTGCCCGCGCGCCGCGCCCATATCGGCTTGGTCAGCCAGCTGTTCAGCCGCGTGGGCGCCGCCGACGATCTGGCGCGGGGCCGGTCCACCTTCATGGTGGAAATGGTGGAAACCGCCGCGATCCTCAACCAGGCCGACGACCGCGCCCTGGTGATCCTGGACGAGATCGGGCGCGGAACCGCGACCTGGGACGGCCTGTCCATCGCCTGGGCGGTGATGGAGCATCTGCATCAGGCGAATCGCTGCCGCGCGCTGTTCGCGACCCATTACCACGAGATGACGGCCCTGTCGGCCAAGCTGGACGGCGTGGACAATGCCACCGTCGCGGTGCGCGAATGGGACGGCGAGGTGATCTTCCTGCACGAGGTCAGGAAGGGCGCGGCCGACCGCAGCTATGGCGTGCAGGTGGCGCGGCTGGCGGGGCTGCCCGCATCCGTGGTGGACCGCGCCCGCTCCGTGCTGGACGCGCTGGAATCGGGCGAACGCGAGGGCGCGGCCCGCCCCGCCGCGCTGATCGACGACCTGCCGCTGTTCCGCGCCCCCCCACCCGCGCCGCCGCCCGCCAGGGCGAAACCGAGCCCGCTGGACGCGCGGATGAAGGATATCCATCCCGACGCCCTCACCCCGCGCGAGGCGCTGGACCTGATCTATGAACTCAAGGCCCTGACCGGAGAGACCGCATGA
- the aroC gene encoding chorismate synthase, translating to MSYNTFGRAFRFTTWGESHGPALGATVDGVPPGVALDEGFIQQFLDRRRPGTSKHTTQRREADQVRILSGVFEGRTTGTPVQLMIENTDQRSKDYGEIAQAFRPGHADITYHLKYGHRDYRGGGRSSARETAARVAAGGVAQAVLRDLLPDLRITGYMVQMGALHLDRAKFDARAIGDNPFFLPDATAVDQWSDYLDAIRKAQDSVGAAVEVLVEGCPPGLGAPVYAKLDTDLAAAMMSINAVKGVEIGEGMAAAALTGTDNADEIRMGNDGPIYLSNHAGGILGGISTGQPIIVRFSVKPTSSITTPRRTIDRHGRDIDLITKGRHDPCVGIRAVPVAEAMAACVILDHLLMDRAQTGGARGRIG from the coding sequence ATGAGCTACAACACCTTCGGCCGCGCATTCCGGTTCACCACCTGGGGCGAAAGCCACGGCCCCGCCCTGGGCGCGACCGTTGACGGCGTGCCGCCCGGCGTGGCGCTGGACGAGGGGTTTATCCAGCAATTCCTGGACCGCCGCCGCCCCGGCACCTCGAAACACACCACCCAGCGGCGCGAGGCCGATCAGGTCCGCATCCTGTCGGGCGTCTTCGAGGGCCGCACCACCGGCACGCCCGTCCAGCTGATGATCGAGAATACCGACCAGCGGTCGAAGGATTACGGAGAGATCGCGCAGGCCTTCCGTCCGGGACATGCCGACATCACCTATCACCTGAAATACGGCCATCGCGATTATCGCGGCGGCGGGCGTTCGTCTGCCCGCGAAACCGCGGCGCGGGTCGCGGCGGGAGGCGTGGCCCAGGCGGTGCTGCGCGATCTGCTGCCCGACCTGCGGATCACCGGATACATGGTGCAGATGGGCGCCCTGCATCTGGACCGCGCGAAATTCGACGCGCGCGCCATCGGCGACAACCCGTTCTTCCTGCCCGACGCGACGGCGGTGGATCAGTGGTCCGATTATCTGGACGCCATCCGCAAGGCGCAGGACAGCGTCGGCGCCGCAGTGGAGGTGCTGGTCGAGGGCTGTCCCCCCGGCCTGGGCGCGCCGGTCTATGCCAAGCTGGACACCGACCTTGCCGCCGCGATGATGTCGATCAATGCCGTGAAGGGCGTCGAGATCGGCGAGGGAATGGCGGCGGCCGCCCTGACCGGCACCGACAATGCCGACGAGATCCGCATGGGCAATGACGGCCCGATCTATCTGTCGAATCACGCGGGCGGCATCCTGGGGGGCATCAGCACCGGCCAGCCGATCATCGTCCGCTTTTCGGTCAAGCCGACCAGTTCCATCACCACGCCGCGCCGAACCATCGACCGCCACGGGCGCGACATCGACCTGATCACCAAGGGCCGCCACGACCCCTGCGTGGGCATCCGCGCGGTGCCCGTGGCCGAGGCGATGGCGGCCTGCGTGATTCTGGACCACCTGCTGATGGACCGCGCCCAGACCGGCGGCGCGCGCGGCCGGATCGGCTGA
- a CDS encoding substrate-binding domain-containing protein, with amino-acid sequence MSTVKFTVSALAVIAASATAAAARDQVQVSGSSTVLPYSTIVAELFGENAGFPVPVVESGGTGSGLQKFCEGVGENTIDIANASRPIRDKEREACTANGVTDIMEVRIGYDGIVFANAASGPDFTYTPADWFNALSAKVVKDGQVVDNPNTTWDQVNPDLPQQEILAFIPGTKHGTREVFEEKVIAAGCEESGALEAFKASGMDEDAAEEACTTLRTDGKAVDIDGDYTETLARIESSPNGIGVFGLSFYENNTDKLKVGTISGVTPSTETIASGEYPVSRPLFFYVKKAHIGEIAGLKEFVEFFVSDEVAGPDGPLAEYGLVSDPELAATQEAVANETTMQ; translated from the coding sequence ATGTCCACCGTGAAATTCACCGTCTCGGCCCTGGCCGTGATCGCCGCCTCGGCCACCGCCGCTGCCGCCCGCGATCAGGTTCAGGTGTCGGGCTCGTCCACCGTCCTGCCCTATTCCACCATCGTGGCCGAACTGTTCGGTGAGAACGCCGGTTTCCCCGTTCCGGTCGTGGAATCCGGCGGCACCGGCAGCGGCTTGCAGAAATTCTGCGAGGGCGTCGGCGAAAACACCATCGACATCGCCAATGCCAGCCGCCCGATCCGCGACAAGGAACGCGAGGCCTGCACCGCCAACGGCGTGACCGACATCATGGAAGTCCGTATCGGCTATGACGGGATCGTCTTCGCCAACGCCGCCAGCGGCCCGGACTTCACCTATACCCCCGCCGACTGGTTCAACGCCCTGTCCGCCAAGGTGGTCAAGGACGGCCAGGTCGTCGACAACCCGAACACCACCTGGGACCAGGTGAACCCGGATCTGCCCCAGCAAGAGATCCTGGCCTTCATCCCCGGCACCAAGCACGGCACCCGCGAGGTCTTCGAAGAGAAGGTGATCGCGGCGGGCTGCGAGGAATCGGGCGCGCTGGAAGCCTTCAAGGCCTCGGGCATGGACGAGGACGCGGCCGAGGAAGCCTGCACCACGCTGCGCACCGACGGCAAGGCCGTGGACATCGACGGCGATTACACGGAAACGCTGGCCCGCATCGAAAGCTCGCCCAACGGCATCGGCGTGTTCGGCCTGTCCTTCTATGAAAACAACACCGACAAGCTGAAGGTCGGCACGATCAGCGGCGTCACCCCGTCGACCGAAACCATCGCCTCGGGCGAATACCCGGTGTCGCGCCCGCTGTTCTTCTATGTGAAGAAGGCGCATATCGGCGAAATCGCCGGCCTGAAGGAATTCGTCGAATTCTTCGTCTCGGACGAGGTTGCCGGTCCCGACGGCCCGCTGGCCGAATACGGCCTGGTCTCGGACCCGGAACTGGCCGCAACCCAGGAAGCCGTCGCCAACGAAACCACCATGCAATAA
- the pstC gene encoding phosphate ABC transporter permease subunit PstC, translating to MPLSWAVFASFLLAAAGYVIGRSRALAAAGPDIRKLHSRPTYHGYSVALTALLPPLAVLVVASILRMAGVLSDNSGSVAGLVVLAVAVAGLGLGVMRVGREFQARNAVERMVLGLLMLCSLIAIVTTAGIVLSLVFETGRFFQLYDWKTFFFGTEWTPRFQGNSQLGIVPLLWGTLYISFIALLVSVPIGLFAAIYMSEYATRRVRSIAKPAIEVLAGIPTIVYGLFALITVGPLLRDYFAQPLGLGNSGSSVLTAGLVMGIMLIPFVSSLSDDIINAVPQSLRDGALGLGSTPSETVRQVVLPAALPGIVGAVLLAASRAIGETMIVVLGAGAAAQMSLNPLEAMTTITVKIVSQLTGDSDFNSPETLVAFALGLTLFVITLALNVVALYIVRKYREQYE from the coding sequence ATGCCGCTGTCATGGGCCGTTTTCGCAAGTTTCCTGCTGGCTGCCGCCGGCTATGTCATTGGCCGCAGTCGCGCCCTCGCGGCGGCCGGCCCGGATATCCGCAAGCTGCACAGCCGTCCGACCTATCACGGCTACAGCGTCGCGCTGACCGCGCTGCTGCCGCCGCTGGCCGTGCTGGTCGTCGCCTCGATCCTGCGCATGGCGGGGGTGCTGTCCGATAATTCCGGTTCCGTCGCCGGCCTGGTGGTGCTGGCCGTCGCCGTGGCCGGGCTGGGCCTGGGCGTGATGCGCGTCGGCCGGGAGTTCCAGGCCCGCAACGCGGTCGAACGGATGGTGCTGGGCCTGCTGATGCTGTGTTCGCTGATCGCCATCGTCACCACGGCGGGGATCGTGCTGTCGCTGGTCTTCGAGACCGGGCGCTTCTTCCAGCTTTACGACTGGAAAACCTTCTTCTTCGGCACCGAATGGACGCCGCGCTTCCAGGGCAATTCGCAGCTGGGCATCGTGCCGCTGCTGTGGGGTACGCTGTATATCAGCTTCATCGCGCTGCTGGTCTCGGTCCCCATCGGGCTGTTCGCGGCGATCTACATGTCGGAATACGCCACCCGCCGGGTCCGCAGCATCGCCAAGCCCGCGATCGAGGTGCTGGCCGGGATCCCGACCATCGTCTATGGCCTGTTCGCCCTGATCACCGTCGGGCCGCTGCTGCGCGATTACTTTGCGCAACCGCTGGGCCTGGGCAATTCGGGGTCGTCGGTGCTGACGGCGGGGCTGGTGATGGGCATCATGCTGATCCCCTTCGTCAGCTCGCTGTCCGACGACATCATCAACGCCGTGCCGCAAAGCCTGCGCGACGGCGCCCTGGGCCTGGGATCCACGCCCTCGGAAACCGTGCGCCAGGTGGTGCTGCCCGCGGCCCTTCCGGGCATCGTCGGCGCCGTCCTGCTGGCCGCGTCCCGCGCCATCGGCGAGACGATGATCGTGGTGCTGGGCGCGGGTGCCGCCGCGCAGATGAGCCTCAACCCGCTGGAGGCGATGACCACGATCACCGTCAAGATCGTCAGCCAGTTGACCGGCGACAGCGACTTCAACTCGCCCGAGACGCTGGTGGCCTTCGCCCTGGGGCTGACGCTGTTCGTCATTACCCTCGCCCTCAATGTGGTCGCGCTCTACATCGTGCGCAAATATCGCGAGCAGTACGAATGA
- the pstA gene encoding phosphate ABC transporter permease PstA produces MTDMPLSKPAAAPARRTGSLLAKDARTRRRNAAESRFRGYGVAAIAISMIALVVLLATILRDGSGAFRQTYLNIPVTLDAAALDPKGNRDPEEMAKVLTLAYGRVLDTAVEATVARHGIQIEGLTEKDIDSLISKDASAQVRDRVLADPDLIGQTVDFDVLVGGRIDGFFKGRVTMDSAARDGNTSPQQLQLAQELADRGEMVTRFNWNFLTNADASDQRPEAAGVGIAILGSFYMMLVVLVLAVPIGVAASIYLEEFAPKNRLTDVIEVNISNLAAVPSIVFGILGLAAFINFLGLPQSAPIVGGLVLTLMTLPTIIISTRAALKAVPPSIRDAALGVGASKMQSVFHHVLPLAMPGILTGTIIGLAQALGETAPLLLIGMVAFVRNFPDGLPGGLMDPASALPVQVYNWTQRSDPAFIERASGAIIVLLVFLLCMNLLAIWLRRKFERRW; encoded by the coding sequence ATGACCGACATGCCGCTTTCCAAGCCCGCCGCCGCGCCCGCGCGCCGCACCGGATCGCTGCTGGCCAAGGACGCCCGCACCCGCCGCCGCAACGCCGCCGAAAGCCGTTTCCGCGGATATGGCGTCGCTGCAATCGCGATTTCCATGATCGCGCTTGTGGTGCTGCTGGCGACGATCCTGCGCGACGGGTCGGGCGCTTTCCGCCAGACCTACCTGAACATCCCCGTGACGCTGGACGCCGCCGCCCTGGATCCCAAGGGCAACCGCGACCCCGAGGAGATGGCCAAGGTTCTGACCCTGGCCTATGGCCGGGTGCTGGATACCGCCGTCGAGGCGACGGTCGCCCGCCACGGCATCCAGATCGAGGGGCTGACCGAAAAGGACATCGACAGCCTGATTTCCAAGGACGCCTCGGCCCAGGTTCGCGACCGTGTGCTGGCCGATCCCGACCTGATCGGCCAGACCGTCGATTTCGACGTGCTGGTGGGGGGCCGGATCGACGGCTTCTTCAAGGGCCGCGTCACCATGGACAGCGCCGCGCGCGACGGCAACACCTCGCCCCAGCAGTTGCAGCTGGCGCAGGAACTGGCCGACCGGGGCGAGATGGTCACCCGCTTCAACTGGAACTTCCTGACCAATGCCGATGCCTCGGACCAGCGTCCCGAAGCCGCCGGCGTGGGCATCGCCATCCTGGGATCGTTCTACATGATGCTGGTGGTGCTGGTCCTGGCCGTGCCGATCGGCGTCGCCGCCAGCATCTATCTTGAGGAATTCGCCCCCAAGAACCGCCTGACCGACGTGATCGAGGTCAATATCTCGAACCTGGCCGCGGTGCCGTCCATCGTCTTCGGGATCCTGGGCCTGGCCGCCTTCATCAACTTCCTGGGCCTGCCGCAATCGGCGCCCATCGTCGGCGGCCTGGTGCTGACCCTGATGACGCTGCCGACGATCATCATCTCGACCCGCGCGGCGCTGAAGGCGGTGCCGCCGTCGATCCGCGACGCCGCGCTTGGCGTCGGCGCGTCGAAGATGCAGTCGGTGTTCCACCACGTCCTGCCGCTGGCGATGCCGGGCATCCTGACCGGCACCATCATCGGCCTGGCCCAGGCCTTGGGCGAGACCGCGCCCTTGCTGCTGATCGGCATGGTGGCCTTCGTGCGCAACTTCCCCGACGGGTTGCCGGGCGGGCTGATGGATCCGGCCTCGGCCCTGCCGGTGCAGGTCTACAACTGGACGCAGCGGTCGGACCCGGCCTTCATCGAACGGGCGTCAGGGGCGATCATCGTGCTGCTGGTCTTCCTGCTTTGCATGAACCTGCTTGCCATCTGGCTGCGCCGCAAGTTCGAACGCCGCTGGTAA
- the pstB gene encoding phosphate ABC transporter ATP-binding protein PstB, giving the protein MYDINRAETAVTQTDIKISARKVQVYYGDKHALKDVDVDIQDKTVTAFIGPSGCGKSTFLRCINRMNDTIPIARVEGQILLDGEDIYDRRVDPVQLRAKVGMVFQKPNPFPKSIYDNVAYGPRIHGLSRSRAELDAIVEKALRGAALWNEVKDRLQEPGTGLSGGQQQRLCIARAVATSPEVLLMDEPCSALDPIATAQVEELIEELRSQFSVVIVTHSMQQAARVSQKTAFFHLGSLVEYGDTDDIFTKPQDSRTEAYISGRIG; this is encoded by the coding sequence ATGTACGACATAAACCGCGCGGAGACCGCCGTGACCCAGACAGACATCAAGATCTCGGCCCGCAAGGTCCAGGTCTATTACGGCGACAAGCACGCGCTGAAGGATGTCGACGTGGACATCCAGGACAAGACCGTGACCGCCTTCATCGGCCCCTCGGGCTGCGGCAAGTCGACCTTCCTGCGCTGCATCAACCGCATGAACGACACGATCCCCATCGCGCGCGTCGAGGGCCAGATCCTGCTGGACGGCGAGGATATCTATGACCGCCGCGTCGATCCGGTGCAGCTGCGCGCCAAGGTCGGCATGGTGTTCCAGAAGCCGAACCCCTTCCCCAAGTCGATCTATGACAACGTGGCCTACGGCCCCCGCATCCACGGGCTGTCGCGCAGCCGTGCGGAGCTGGACGCCATCGTCGAAAAGGCCCTGCGCGGCGCCGCCCTGTGGAACGAGGTCAAGGACCGCCTGCAGGAACCCGGCACCGGCCTGTCCGGCGGCCAGCAGCAGCGCCTGTGCATCGCCCGCGCCGTCGCCACCTCGCCCGAGGTTCTGCTGATGGACGAGCCGTGTTCGGCCCTCGATCCCATCGCCACGGCCCAGGTCGAGGAACTGATCGAGGAACTGCGCAGCCAGTTTTCCGTGGTGATCGTCACCCATTCGATGCAGCAGGCCGCCCGCGTCAGCCAGAAGACCGCCTTCTTCCACCTGGGCAGCCTGGTCGAGTACGGCGATACCGACGACATCTTCACCAAGCCGCAGGACAGCCGGACCGAGGCTTATATCTCGGGCCGGATCGGCTGA
- the phoU gene encoding phosphate signaling complex protein PhoU: MNREKHISSAFDRDLETIQALAVKMGGMVEAAIQDAATALETRDEELAEQVRRRDKSVDALELQLNEDAARLIALRAPTATDLRMVLAVMKISHSLERIGDYAKNMAKRTHVLSQMPPIEGAGLALRRMSTAVGQMVQDALDSYIRRDAQLAEDVRQRDLEVDQMYNALFREFLTHMMEDPRNITACMHLHFIAKNVERMGDLATAIAEQVIYLVLGELPDDSRPKDNSVPFVETDATTGG, encoded by the coding sequence ATGAACCGCGAAAAACATATCTCGTCGGCCTTCGACCGCGACCTGGAAACCATCCAGGCCCTTGCCGTCAAGATGGGCGGCATGGTCGAGGCCGCGATCCAGGACGCCGCGACCGCCCTGGAAACCCGCGACGAAGAGCTGGCCGAACAGGTCCGCCGCCGAGACAAGTCCGTCGACGCGCTTGAACTGCAACTGAACGAGGATGCCGCCCGGCTGATCGCCCTGCGCGCGCCGACCGCCACCGACCTGCGCATGGTGCTGGCGGTGATGAAGATCTCGCATTCGCTGGAACGGATCGGCGACTATGCCAAGAACATGGCCAAGCGCACCCATGTCCTGTCGCAGATGCCGCCCATCGAGGGCGCGGGCCTGGCCCTGCGCCGGATGAGCACGGCCGTCGGCCAGATGGTCCAGGACGCGCTGGACAGCTATATCCGCCGCGACGCGCAACTGGCCGAGGACGTGCGCCAGCGCGACCTGGAAGTGGATCAGATGTATAATGCGCTGTTCCGCGAATTCCTGACCCACATGATGGAGGATCCGCGCAACATCACCGCCTGCATGCACCTGCATTTCATCGCCAAGAACGTCGAGCGCATGGGCGATCTGGCCACCGCCATCGCCGAACAGGTGATCTATCTGGTTCTCGGCGAATTGCCCGACGATTCGCGCCCCAAGGACAACAGCGTGCCGTTCGTCGAGACGGACGCGACCACCGGGGGCTGA
- the phoB gene encoding phosphate regulon transcriptional regulator PhoB, translating into MARQAPCVLVVEDEGAQREVLQYNLEAEGFAVVVADNGEDALLLVQEEQPDLMVLDWMLPKVSGIEVCRQVKADPATRGIPIIMLSARSEETDRVRGLETGADDYVVKPYSVVELMARLRTQLRRTRPASMGERLSFADIILDAAEHRVFRAGQALHLGPTEFRLLSTLMEKPGRVWTREQLLDRVWGRDIYVDTRTIDVHVGRLRKALMQNGGNNPVRTVRGTGYSLG; encoded by the coding sequence ATGGCGCGGCAAGCCCCCTGCGTCCTGGTGGTCGAAGATGAAGGCGCGCAGCGCGAGGTTCTGCAATACAACCTGGAAGCCGAGGGTTTCGCGGTCGTGGTTGCCGACAATGGCGAGGACGCGCTGCTGCTGGTCCAGGAGGAGCAGCCCGACCTGATGGTGCTGGACTGGATGCTGCCCAAGGTCTCGGGGATCGAGGTCTGCCGCCAGGTCAAGGCCGACCCCGCGACCCGCGGCATCCCGATCATCATGCTGTCGGCGCGCAGCGAGGAAACCGACCGCGTGCGGGGCCTGGAAACCGGGGCCGACGATTATGTGGTGAAGCCTTATTCCGTGGTGGAACTGATGGCGCGGCTTCGCACCCAGCTGCGCCGCACCCGGCCTGCCAGCATGGGCGAACGCCTGTCCTTCGCCGACATCATCCTGGATGCCGCCGAACACCGCGTCTTTCGCGCGGGCCAGGCGCTGCATTTGGGACCGACCGAATTCCGGCTGCTGTCCACGCTGATGGAAAAGCCGGGCCGGGTCTGGACCCGCGAACAGCTGCTGGACCGGGTCTGGGGCCGCGACATCTATGTGGATACGCGCACCATAGACGTGCATGTGGGCCGGCTGCGTAAGGCGCTGATGCAGAACGGCGGCAACAACCCGGTGCGCACGGTGCGCGGCACCGGCTATTCGCTGGGCTGA
- a CDS encoding ribokinase gives MAIWNLGSINIDHVYRLDHLPRPGETLAASRYVQGLGGKGANQSVAAACAGADTHHLGAMGPADDWVIDRLSRRGVVTTDILRMADQATGHAIILLDGQAENAIVIHPGANRALTPAMLADPLSEIVAGDTLLVQNETSCQVEAARAARQAGARVIYSAAPFDIAALRAILPHVSILAMNAGEAEALFAAIPGDLPVEGLLITRGGEGAEYRDLATGTVHRQAAFPVDPIDTTGAGDTFAGYFAASLDRGDPIPQALRLASAAAALKVTRHGAGEAIPTRAEVLDFLAARPAGQPANQPTNQPSE, from the coding sequence ATGGCAATCTGGAACCTGGGGTCGATCAATATCGACCATGTCTATCGGCTGGACCACCTGCCGCGACCCGGAGAGACGCTGGCCGCATCCCGCTATGTCCAGGGGCTGGGCGGCAAGGGCGCGAACCAGTCGGTCGCGGCGGCCTGCGCGGGCGCCGACACCCATCACCTGGGCGCCATGGGTCCGGCCGACGACTGGGTGATCGACCGGCTGTCGCGGCGGGGCGTCGTCACCACCGACATCCTGCGGATGGCGGACCAGGCCACCGGCCATGCCATCATCCTGCTGGACGGGCAGGCCGAAAACGCCATCGTCATCCATCCCGGCGCCAACCGGGCGCTGACGCCCGCGATGCTGGCTGATCCGCTATCGGAAATCGTGGCGGGCGATACGCTGCTGGTCCAGAACGAAACCAGTTGCCAGGTCGAGGCCGCGCGCGCCGCCCGGCAGGCTGGCGCCCGCGTGATCTATTCCGCCGCGCCCTTCGACATCGCCGCCCTGCGGGCGATCCTGCCCCATGTCTCGATCCTGGCGATGAACGCGGGCGAGGCCGAGGCGCTGTTCGCCGCCATCCCCGGCGACCTGCCGGTCGAGGGCCTGCTGATCACCCGAGGCGGAGAGGGTGCGGAATATCGCGATCTGGCCACCGGCACGGTGCATCGGCAGGCGGCGTTTCCCGTCGATCCGATCGATACCACGGGCGCGGGCGATACGTTCGCGGGGTATTTCGCGGCCTCGCTGGATCGCGGCGATCCGATTCCCCAGGCCCTGCGGCTGGCTTCCGCCGCCGCCGCGCTGAAGGTCACGCGGCACGGCGCGGGCGAGGCGATCCCGACCAGGGCCGAGGTGCTGGACTTCCTGGCCGCCCGGCCCGCAGGTCAACCCGCCAATCAGCCCACCAATCAGCCCAGCGAATAG